From the genome of Alosa alosa isolate M-15738 ecotype Scorff River chromosome 18, AALO_Geno_1.1, whole genome shotgun sequence, one region includes:
- the dkk1a gene encoding dickkopf WNT signaling pathway inhibitor 1a codes for MNTFSVPTFLAVYLALCGGYLRNAQGGSVVLNSNAIKNLPGGGISHPSLSVSVSPRASPAVGGVGQAGATGTSSPSGCKADRQCGANEFCNESRGACLPCRKRRKRCGRDAMCCAGNRCINGVCQPAEMDVPPRVGADDGTKLGGNAKHGQNVTSEPKKKTPSQSHKTPKGGDGETCLRSSDCGEGLCCARHFWTRICKPVLTEGQVCTRHRRKGGQGLEIFQRCDCKPGLTCRVQKGARQHREEQQQQQQQQQQPRQHRDLHTCQRR; via the exons ATGAACACCTTCTCCGTGCCTACCTTTTTGGCCGTGTACCTGGCGCTGTGCGGCGGCTACCTGCGGAATGCACAGGGTGGCTCTGTTGTGCTCAACTCGAACGCAATCAAAAATCTACCTGGTGGCGGAATTTCACACCCGAGCCTGTCGGTCAGCGTTAGTCCCCGAGCATCACCCGCGGTTGGCGGCGTTGGCCAAGCGGGAGCCACTGGCACCTCATCG CCCTCAGGCTGCAAGGCAGACCGGCAGTGTGGAGCCAATGAGTTCTGTAACGAGTCCCGTGGCGCATGCCTCCCGTGTCGTAAACGGAGGAAGCGGTGTGGCCGTGACGCCATGTGCTGTGCGGGGAATCGGTGCATTAATG GTGTGTGCCAACCCGCTGAAATGGATGTCCCACCCCGCGTTGGTGCTGATGACGGCACCAAACTCGGAGGCAATGCAAAGCACGGGCAGAATGTCACCAGTGAGCCGAAAAAGAAGACACCAAGCCAGAGTCACAAAACACCTAAAG GCGGTGATGGGGAGACGTGTCTTCGATCGTCCGACTGTGGCGAAGGCCTGTGCTGCGCGCGACACTTCTGGACGCGCATCTGTAAGCCCGTGCTGACAGAGGGACAGGTGTGCACTAGACACCGTCGCAAAGGCGGCCAAGGCCTGGAAATCTTCCAACGTTGTGACTGCAAGCCGGGACTCACCTGCCGAGTTCAGAAAGGAGCGCGACAGCATCgcgaggagcagcagcagcagcaacaacagcagcagcaaccaaGACAACACAGAGACTTACACACCTGCCAAAGACGCTGA